From Scomber japonicus isolate fScoJap1 chromosome 22, fScoJap1.pri, whole genome shotgun sequence, one genomic window encodes:
- the LOC128383719 gene encoding ras-related protein Rab-39B: protein MEAIWLYQFRLIVIGDSTVGKSCLIRRFTEGRFAQVSDPTVGVDFFSRLVEIEPGKRIKLQIWDTAGQERFRSITRAYYRNSVGGLLLFDITNRRSFQNVHDWLEEARSHVQPHSIVFLLVGHKCDLEAQRQVTRQEAEKLAGAYGMRYVETSARDAINVEHAFTELTRDIFALVRSGDITIQEGWEGVKSGFVPNVVHSSEEVTKSDRRCLC from the exons ATGGAGGCGATATGGCTCTATCAGTTCCGGCTGATCGTCATCGGAGACTCCACGGTGGGCAAGTCGTGTCTGATCCGGCGGTTCACCGAGGGCCGCTTCGCCCAGGTGTCGGATCCCACCGTCGGCGTGGACTTCTTCTCCCGGCTGGTGGAGATCGAGCCGGGCAAGAGGATCAAGCTTCAGATCTGGGACACTGCGGGTCAGGAGCGCTTCAG GTCCATCACCAGGGCTTACTACCGTAACTCAGTGGGCGGGCTCCTCCTGTTCGACATCACTAATCGACGCTCTTTCCAGAACGTTCACGATTGGCTGGAAGAGGCTCGCAGTCACGTCCAGCCCCACAGCATCGTCTTCCTATTGGTGGGCCACAAGTGTGACCTGGAGGCACAGCGCCAG GTGACCCGCCAGGAGGCAGAGAAGCTAGCAGGGGCGTACGGGATGCGCTATGTTGAGACGTCGGCCCGCGACGCCATCAACGTGGAGCACGCCTTCACCGAGCTGACCAGGGACATCTTCGCCTTGGTGCGGTCTGGTGACATCACAATCCAGGAGGGCTGGGAGGGCGTTAAGAGCGGGTTCGTCCCCAACGTGGTTCACTCCTCGGAGGAAGTGACCAAGAGTGACCGCCGCTGTCTCTGTTGA